The Saprospiraceae bacterium genome includes a window with the following:
- a CDS encoding 1,4-dihydroxy-6-naphthoate synthase — MKLTLSFSPCPNDTFIFEPIVNRRIDTGDLEFETTLNDVEQLNKAAFSGLPDVTKLSFNAFTRLYDQYQMLNSGSALGRNCGPLLITLPEKMDSEVRKLRIAIPGYYTTAFLLLKYAFPKAEFFMETIFSDIENAVLEGRADAGVIIHENRFTFESKGLVKILDLGEHWESKTGSPIPLGGIAVKRSLPDHIKSKIDSIMAQSVRYAFSHPQSGLEYIREHAQEMDDKVMYAHINLYVNEFTKSFGTEGKNAVITLFRTVYPDFSDMESQDLFVTP; from the coding sequence ATGAAGCTAACTCTGTCATTCTCCCCTTGTCCCAATGATACATTTATATTCGAACCTATTGTCAATAGAAGGATTGATACAGGCGACCTGGAGTTTGAAACAACTTTAAATGATGTGGAACAATTGAATAAAGCTGCATTTAGTGGCTTGCCTGATGTTACAAAGCTCAGTTTTAATGCTTTCACTCGTCTGTATGATCAATATCAAATGTTGAATAGTGGTAGTGCACTCGGCCGAAATTGTGGACCATTGCTCATTACGCTCCCTGAAAAAATGGATTCAGAGGTTAGAAAATTAAGAATTGCCATTCCGGGTTACTATACCACAGCATTTCTTCTTCTGAAATATGCATTTCCTAAAGCTGAATTTTTTATGGAGACAATTTTTTCAGATATCGAAAATGCTGTTTTAGAAGGAAGGGCTGATGCAGGAGTGATCATCCATGAAAACAGGTTTACATTTGAGAGTAAAGGATTAGTAAAAATATTGGACTTGGGTGAACACTGGGAGAGTAAAACAGGGTCTCCGATTCCGCTTGGTGGCATCGCTGTCAAAAGATCTTTACCTGATCACATCAAGTCCAAAATAGATTCCATTATGGCTCAAAGTGTTCGATATGCTTTCAGTCATCCACAATCAGGTTTGGAGTATATACGCGAACATGCACAGGAAATGGACGATAAGGTGATGTACGCACACATCAATCTTTATGTAAATGAGTTTACTAAAAGCTTTGGAACTGAGGGTAAAAATGCTGTGATCACTTTATTCAGGACTGTTTACCCGGACTTTTCTGACATGGAGAGCCAGGATTTATTTGTGACTCCATAG
- a CDS encoding DUF3817 domain-containing protein, protein MSLGLLSSSLGRFRLVAFAEGCSYLLLGITMVLKYQYGMPKPNYIVGMAHGILFILYVFLLLQVGWRYKWSRWKMAAAFVASLLPFGTFYADVKWFRE, encoded by the coding sequence ATGTCTTTGGGATTGTTATCCTCATCATTGGGCAGGTTTCGTTTGGTGGCTTTTGCAGAAGGATGTTCTTACCTGTTACTCGGCATCACGATGGTGCTCAAATATCAATACGGAATGCCGAAACCCAACTATATAGTAGGTATGGCACACGGCATACTTTTTATATTGTACGTTTTCCTGTTATTACAGGTCGGATGGCGTTACAAATGGAGTCGATGGAAGATGGCGGCAGCTTTTGTAGCCTCTCTCCTACCCTTCGGCACTTTTTATGCCGATGTCAAGTGGTTTAGAGAGTAG
- a CDS encoding acyl-CoA thioesterase, with amino-acid sequence MQSNSLEGKLVSQSKTVMTEMIMPNDTNPMGNLMGGYLMRWMDIACAVCAARHCGSQVATASVDHISFHEPIKLGDVITLTATVTRAFNTSVEIYVEVSAAEITGANPRQSNHAYFTFVAIDTSTGKPMEVPPVIPLTNDEKKQFEVASRRRELRLILAGKIKPEEAKELRSFFNEIDKVKIPV; translated from the coding sequence ATGCAATCCAATTCTCTTGAAGGCAAACTGGTAAGCCAATCCAAAACCGTAATGACCGAAATGATCATGCCCAATGACACCAATCCGATGGGAAATCTGATGGGCGGGTATCTTATGAGATGGATGGACATAGCGTGTGCAGTATGTGCTGCAAGGCATTGTGGTTCACAAGTAGCAACAGCATCCGTTGACCATATATCTTTTCATGAGCCGATAAAATTGGGAGATGTCATAACACTTACCGCCACAGTCACTAGGGCTTTTAACACATCAGTGGAGATCTATGTGGAAGTTTCGGCAGCAGAAATAACCGGAGCAAACCCAAGGCAATCCAATCATGCCTATTTTACTTTTGTAGCTATAGACACATCTACTGGTAAGCCTATGGAGGTGCCACCGGTAATACCGCTCACCAATGATGAAAAAAAACAATTTGAGGTAGCAAGCAGAAGAAGAGAATTACGGCTGATACTTGCAGGAAAAATTAAGCCGGAAGAAGCAAAAGAATTGAGATCATTTTTTAATGAAATCGATAAAGTCAAAATTCCTGTGTAA
- a CDS encoding 6-bladed beta-propeller, protein MHRRTFLTQSTTMLATLPLISMPLEASKPVFGHNNKKYSWDKNWLSGNVNLPKVKDCHEMVFTANREIILLTNDTPNNFIRMSKSGKILSSYGNEFPGGHGLTIGGVKGDEFLLVTDTDRHQFFKTTLEGKIIQSWNYPRESEKYQNETEFIPTETAVTSNGEIYVADGYGAQYIMHYGADGKIKNIFGGRGSEPKHLDNAHGICIDTRNTAPTLIITDRNRCCFKRFSMDGKYLETISLPGANVCRPVIKGDYLFAAVLTSGSTGNAETGFVIILDKDNKLISAPGGSTPAYEGNMCKESYQTVHLFKHPHDVLVDDEGSLYVCQWNSGQVLPYKFTPYV, encoded by the coding sequence ATGCACCGACGAACCTTCCTAACCCAATCCACCACCATGCTAGCCACTTTGCCATTGATATCAATGCCATTGGAGGCATCCAAACCCGTCTTTGGACACAACAATAAAAAATATTCATGGGACAAAAACTGGCTGTCTGGCAATGTAAATCTACCCAAAGTAAAAGATTGCCATGAAATGGTATTTACAGCAAATAGAGAAATCATCCTCCTTACCAACGATACCCCAAACAACTTTATCAGAATGTCCAAAAGCGGGAAAATCTTGTCTTCTTATGGCAATGAATTTCCCGGTGGGCATGGTCTAACGATAGGTGGTGTCAAAGGAGATGAATTTCTATTGGTAACGGATACGGATAGACATCAATTTTTCAAAACGACACTGGAAGGGAAGATCATTCAGTCATGGAATTATCCGCGTGAATCCGAAAAATATCAAAATGAAACCGAATTCATCCCTACAGAAACAGCTGTTACATCAAATGGTGAAATATATGTAGCTGATGGATATGGAGCGCAATATATTATGCATTATGGAGCAGATGGAAAAATAAAAAATATCTTTGGTGGTCGAGGTTCTGAGCCAAAACATCTCGACAATGCTCATGGCATCTGTATCGACACCAGAAATACTGCACCTACATTGATCATTACAGACAGAAACCGTTGTTGTTTCAAAAGATTCAGTATGGATGGCAAGTATTTAGAAACAATCTCATTGCCCGGAGCGAATGTTTGCAGACCGGTGATCAAAGGTGATTATCTATTTGCTGCAGTATTGACTTCAGGCAGCACAGGCAATGCAGAGACAGGCTTTGTCATCATTTTGGATAAAGACAATAAACTGATTTCTGCTCCGGGCGGTTCTACTCCGGCCTATGAAGGAAATATGTGTAAAGAAAGTTATCAGACAGTCCATCTCTTTAAGCATCCTCATGATGTTTTGGTGGATGATGAAGGTAGTCTTTACGTATGTCAATGGAATAGCGGGCAAGTTTTACCTTATAAATTTACACCTTATGTTTAG
- a CDS encoding DUF1501 domain-containing protein has translation MSNPFFEHRLNINRRHFLSKMSVGLGSVALGSLMIKDLFNDPANAADSIINGLPHFAPRAKRVIYLFQNGAPSQLESFDYKPTLNKMFGQDLPDSIRNGQRLTGMTANQDKFPLVGSYFPFKQYGNAGTWISDLFPNIAKIADDICVIKSMHTEAINHDPALTFMQTGAQQGNRPSMGAWLSYGLGSENQNLPAFCVLLSKGKGNGQGVYSKLWTNGFLDSKHQGVQFSNSEERVLYLNDQDGVSRDDRRKMLDNLNELNAMNFEDTGDPEIKTKIEQYELAYRMQTAVPEITDITKEPDSVVKLYGPDCLVPGSYASNCLLARKLSESGVRFVQIYHQGWDQHSNLVGEMPGQAMDVDRASAALVQDLKQRGLLDETLVIWGGEFGRTNYCQGPLSSDTYGRDHHPRAYSIWMAGGGVKPGMVYGETDEFGYNIIENPMHINDFHATVLNLLGLDHEKLIYKHLGRRYKLTDVAGHVVKDILV, from the coding sequence ATGAGTAATCCATTTTTTGAACACAGACTGAATATCAACCGAAGACACTTTCTGAGTAAGATGAGTGTTGGATTGGGTAGTGTAGCTTTAGGTTCTTTGATGATCAAAGACCTATTTAATGACCCTGCAAATGCTGCTGATAGTATCATCAATGGCTTGCCGCACTTTGCACCCAGGGCTAAAAGAGTGATCTACCTTTTTCAGAATGGTGCACCTTCACAATTGGAGTCATTCGATTATAAACCTACACTCAATAAAATGTTTGGTCAGGATCTGCCGGATTCCATCAGAAACGGTCAGCGCCTCACAGGCATGACTGCCAATCAGGATAAGTTCCCATTGGTAGGTTCTTATTTCCCATTCAAACAATATGGCAATGCGGGCACATGGATCAGTGATCTTTTCCCCAATATAGCCAAAATTGCAGATGATATTTGTGTCATCAAGTCTATGCATACCGAAGCTATCAATCATGATCCAGCATTGACTTTCATGCAGACCGGAGCACAGCAGGGCAATCGTCCGAGTATGGGCGCATGGCTGAGTTATGGCTTGGGGTCAGAAAATCAGAATCTTCCGGCCTTTTGTGTCTTGTTGTCCAAAGGCAAAGGAAATGGACAAGGTGTATATTCCAAATTGTGGACAAATGGTTTTCTGGATAGCAAACATCAAGGAGTCCAGTTCAGCAATAGTGAAGAAAGGGTTTTGTATCTAAATGACCAGGATGGTGTATCCCGTGACGACAGAAGGAAGATGCTTGATAATCTCAATGAGCTCAATGCTATGAATTTTGAAGATACAGGCGATCCGGAAATCAAAACCAAAATCGAACAATATGAGTTGGCTTATCGGATGCAGACCGCCGTACCCGAAATCACGGACATCACCAAGGAACCCGATTCGGTGGTTAAGCTATATGGACCCGATTGCCTGGTGCCTGGTTCATATGCGAGTAATTGTCTGCTGGCCAGAAAACTCTCAGAATCAGGCGTAAGATTTGTTCAGATCTATCATCAGGGATGGGACCAACACTCCAATTTAGTAGGTGAGATGCCCGGACAGGCTATGGATGTAGATCGTGCATCGGCTGCTTTGGTTCAGGATTTGAAACAAAGAGGATTACTCGACGAAACCCTGGTCATCTGGGGCGGAGAATTTGGGCGAACCAATTACTGTCAGGGACCACTTTCATCAGATACCTATGGCAGGGATCATCATCCTCGGGCTTACAGTATATGGATGGCTGGTGGAGGCGTAAAACCGGGAATGGTATATGGCGAAACAGACGAATTCGGCTACAATATCATTGAGAATCCGATGCACATCAATGATTTTCATGCTACTGTATTGAATCTTTTGGGACTCGATCATGAAAAACTGATATATAAACATCTTGGGCGGAGATACAAACTAACGGATGTGGCAGGTCATGTTGTAAAAGATATTTTAGTGTGA
- a CDS encoding type II toxin-antitoxin system RelE/ParE family toxin, with protein sequence MYDALKNLSTNPKPFRYKKLKKHEGYRIKIGDYRSIYTIKENELIILVLTIGWP encoded by the coding sequence ATCTATGATGCTCTAAAAAATCTCTCTACAAACCCTAAGCCATTTAGGTATAAAAAATTGAAAAAGCATGAGGGGTATAGGATTAAAATAGGTGATTACAGATCAATATACACAATTAAGGAAAATGAATTAATTATATTAGTGCTAACTATTGGCTGGCCATAG
- a CDS encoding chitobiase/beta-hexosaminidase C-terminal domain-containing protein encodes MMQQIKNILTTANFALAILATIIWGFDTFVGVPEILKVAGRMHPLMLHLPIGMFVIYLLLYLFKNSFSAPDFDRVLDFILLVTGFFAFITAISGSLLSHEPEAYDISELAFHRNTGFGFAMGVYLLYTIGSKFSALGKVLLAINTILLIIAGHKGAEITHGKSFLFPKSDSNEMAIDSTTTVFNVLVEPILEKKCYTCHNEEKTKGELIMTDSVSMMKGGESGRILIPGNADSSFMVQSFLLPIEDEKHMPPDGKPQLTTQEKEILIAWINAGASYSKTASAYAADEPLRKLYEAKVKAKKDKLYTFSDLDSKTVASLNTHYMSVRPLNAGSPAVKASLFLASAYSPEHLKTLLKAKQQLIHLHLADMPVTDADLENVSQFSALEKLILNGTKITDQGVLKLASLGHLEGLSLANTGVTKAIEPLFGKMKTLKQIFISDTKIADHTVSEWQKKYPTITFNKLTSEDLKIKLSPPLMINESYLVKSSEEIQLKHYIKGTQIKYTLDGTEPDSLNGTVYTKPFTIRSSTDVKAVAVKDGWFASDVVTFSLFESGATPDHCILLNQANAQYKGEGPLTFINGKRAPISNLPDPNWIAFRENPFSAIFEYENPIALTKISFCYGLQVPQYVFPPVAVSVFGSNDKKDFQVLSNQKIAPLNKNRKDQVKSEVIHIPLKGQSYKYYKIEAQNLPRIPDWHPGKGERGWLFIDEIFFYE; translated from the coding sequence GTGATGCAGCAGATTAAAAACATTCTCACTACCGCTAATTTTGCTCTGGCGATTCTTGCCACAATTATTTGGGGCTTTGATACATTTGTCGGAGTGCCGGAAATATTGAAGGTCGCAGGAAGGATGCATCCGTTGATGTTGCATTTGCCTATAGGCATGTTTGTGATATATTTACTTTTATATTTGTTTAAGAATAGTTTTTCTGCGCCGGATTTTGATCGGGTATTGGATTTTATACTATTAGTCACTGGTTTTTTTGCTTTTATTACTGCTATTTCAGGATCATTACTTTCACATGAGCCGGAAGCATATGATATTTCTGAGCTGGCTTTTCATCGCAATACAGGGTTTGGATTTGCAATGGGTGTTTATCTCTTGTACACTATTGGGAGCAAGTTCTCTGCATTAGGCAAAGTTTTACTTGCTATCAATACCATCCTACTTATTATAGCCGGACACAAAGGTGCCGAAATCACTCATGGCAAATCGTTTTTATTTCCCAAAAGCGACAGTAATGAGATGGCCATCGACAGTACCACAACTGTATTTAATGTATTGGTAGAGCCTATTTTGGAAAAGAAATGCTATACGTGCCATAATGAAGAAAAAACCAAAGGTGAACTCATTATGACTGACTCAGTATCCATGATGAAAGGTGGAGAATCAGGTCGTATACTGATACCGGGCAACGCTGACAGCAGTTTTATGGTTCAGAGTTTTTTGTTGCCCATAGAAGATGAAAAACATATGCCACCTGATGGCAAACCACAACTTACAACTCAGGAAAAAGAGATATTGATAGCATGGATCAATGCCGGAGCGTCTTACTCAAAAACCGCAAGTGCTTATGCCGCAGACGAACCTCTCAGAAAATTGTACGAAGCAAAAGTAAAAGCTAAAAAAGATAAGCTTTACACTTTTTCTGATTTGGACAGCAAAACAGTGGCTTCTTTAAATACGCACTACATGTCAGTGAGGCCATTGAATGCAGGAAGTCCTGCGGTAAAGGCATCATTATTTTTGGCATCAGCATACTCGCCAGAGCATCTGAAAACACTGCTTAAGGCAAAACAACAACTCATCCATCTTCACCTGGCTGACATGCCTGTGACTGATGCCGACCTTGAAAATGTTTCGCAATTTTCAGCTTTGGAAAAATTGATTCTCAATGGTACAAAAATCACTGATCAGGGCGTGCTTAAGCTGGCTTCTTTGGGTCATTTGGAAGGTCTTTCATTGGCCAATACGGGTGTCACCAAAGCAATAGAGCCTCTATTCGGAAAAATGAAGACATTGAAACAAATCTTTATTTCTGACACCAAAATTGCCGATCACACTGTAAGTGAATGGCAAAAAAAATATCCCACTATCACTTTCAATAAATTAACAAGTGAAGATTTGAAAATCAAACTCTCACCTCCTTTGATGATCAATGAAAGTTACTTAGTGAAATCAAGCGAAGAAATTCAATTAAAACACTATATCAAAGGAACTCAGATCAAATATACACTTGATGGCACAGAACCCGATTCATTGAATGGAACGGTATATACTAAACCATTTACCATCCGGTCATCTACAGATGTCAAAGCTGTGGCAGTCAAGGATGGTTGGTTTGCAAGTGATGTGGTGACGTTTTCACTCTTTGAAAGTGGTGCTACACCGGATCATTGTATCTTACTCAACCAAGCAAATGCTCAGTACAAAGGCGAAGGTCCTCTTACATTTATCAACGGAAAGAGAGCACCTATCAGCAATCTCCCTGATCCCAACTGGATAGCATTCAGAGAAAATCCTTTTTCAGCTATTTTTGAATATGAAAATCCAATAGCATTAACTAAAATATCTTTTTGTTATGGACTCCAGGTGCCACAGTATGTATTTCCACCTGTTGCTGTAAGTGTTTTCGGAAGTAATGATAAGAAGGACTTTCAAGTTTTATCCAATCAAAAAATAGCTCCGCTCAATAAAAACAGGAAAGATCAGGTCAAGTCTGAGGTTATTCATATTCCACTGAAAGGTCAGTCATACAAATACTACAAGATAGAAGCTCAAAATCTCCCACGCATACCCGATTGGCATCCAGGCAAAGGAGAAAGAGGTTGGTTGTTTATAGATGAGATCTTTTTTTATGAATAG
- a CDS encoding chitobiase/beta-hexosaminidase C-terminal domain-containing protein, with amino-acid sequence MFRRLVWILFCGLYHFSFAQPLQLSQPKANIQMAMVSKDNPRKLILDFRMDGTEIRFTQDGTEPTKKSKGYKIPIKVSKPMIIKAKVFHKDFTPSETVTATFVSSGKKVRNYIVSEHNPKYAAEGSKTLFDGQFGDMSYAKNYLGYDKGPIEIKVEADANYTISSIHVSYLANQGAWIFGPSKISVFDENNKLLHQKNFGDSTQKQASNHAITSLTVPKTKYKHLKLVIEPVSSIPDWHDGRGLPAWFFVDEVWVK; translated from the coding sequence ATGTTTAGAAGGCTGGTATGGATACTGTTTTGTGGGCTTTACCATTTTAGTTTTGCTCAACCACTACAACTTAGTCAACCTAAAGCTAATATTCAAATGGCCATGGTTAGCAAGGATAACCCACGAAAACTGATATTGGATTTCAGAATGGATGGCACTGAAATTAGATTTACTCAAGATGGGACCGAACCTACCAAAAAAAGTAAAGGGTATAAAATACCTATCAAAGTGAGTAAACCTATGATAATTAAAGCCAAAGTTTTTCATAAAGATTTTACTCCATCAGAAACGGTCACAGCAACTTTTGTATCTAGTGGGAAGAAGGTAAGGAATTATATTGTTTCTGAGCACAATCCTAAGTATGCTGCCGAAGGTTCCAAAACATTATTTGATGGTCAGTTTGGAGATATGTCTTATGCAAAAAACTATTTAGGGTACGACAAAGGACCGATAGAAATTAAAGTTGAGGCAGACGCCAATTACACGATTTCCAGCATTCACGTCTCGTATCTCGCCAATCAGGGCGCATGGATATTTGGTCCATCCAAGATTTCAGTCTTTGATGAAAATAATAAGTTGCTCCACCAAAAAAACTTTGGTGATAGTACTCAAAAGCAAGCTTCAAATCATGCAATAACATCTTTAACAGTCCCAAAAACAAAGTATAAGCATCTAAAATTGGTCATCGAGCCGGTATCATCCATCCCTGACTGGCATGATGGACGTGGGTTACCTGCCTGGTTTTTTGTGGATGAAGTGTGGGTGAAGTGA